Proteins found in one Microbacterium sp. LWS13-1.2 genomic segment:
- a CDS encoding helix-turn-helix transcriptional regulator → MVKPTKVTNSIRAVREAAGITQAELARRIGVTRQTLIAIEQGKYSPTLELAFQLSRAFGVGLDDLFDYPEE, encoded by the coding sequence ATGGTCAAGCCCACCAAGGTCACCAATTCGATCCGCGCCGTGCGCGAGGCGGCCGGCATCACCCAGGCCGAGCTCGCCCGCCGGATCGGCGTGACTCGACAGACCCTCATCGCCATCGAGCAGGGCAAGTACTCGCCCACGCTCGAGCTCGCCTTCCAGCTCTCCCGCGCCTTCGGCGTGGGCCTCGACGATCTCTTCGACTATCCGGAGGAATGA
- a CDS encoding alpha/beta hydrolase-fold protein: protein MLNHGGGQSWTDWVEVGRARQILDNLSLDGAIEPMVVVMPNGNVGDYPRELLENVVPVTEERYNVSSDPADRALAGLSAGGARTVSVLKAHPGEFAWIGTFAAGFGGTAGVDVEAINAGTELYRLYTGDITDFTYGSVMNSLPVLDQLGIEYEFDGVTVGPHGWDVWQKNLIDFAPRLFQDPNG, encoded by the coding sequence GTGCTCAACCACGGCGGCGGTCAGAGCTGGACCGACTGGGTGGAGGTCGGGCGTGCACGCCAGATCCTCGACAACCTGTCGCTGGACGGCGCCATCGAGCCGATGGTCGTCGTGATGCCCAACGGCAACGTCGGGGACTACCCGCGGGAGCTGCTCGAGAACGTCGTACCGGTGACAGAGGAGCGCTACAACGTCAGCAGCGATCCCGCCGACCGGGCGCTGGCCGGGCTGTCGGCCGGCGGGGCGCGCACAGTGTCCGTGCTCAAGGCGCATCCCGGCGAGTTCGCCTGGATCGGGACCTTCGCAGCGGGCTTCGGCGGGACGGCAGGCGTCGACGTCGAGGCCATCAACGCGGGCACCGAGCTGTATCGCCTCTACACCGGTGACATCACGGACTTCACGTACGGGTCGGTGATGAACTCCCTTCCGGTGCTGGATCAGCTGGGCATCGAATACGAGTTCGACGGCGTGACGGTCGGCCCTCACGGGTGGGACGTCTGGCAGAAGAACCTCATCGACTTCGCCCCTCGGCTGTTCCAGGACCCGAACGGGTAG
- a CDS encoding alpha/beta hydrolase-fold protein produces the protein MTAAVLALTGLMAAAPASAADPWIAQQEGGYLRIAVPNAAVEAAVGPVSQVVVEGNFGPSHNWAQIGLQRSGANWTATYGPFEPGLYYYQVTGDDSKVLKDTSNPTSVASEPEWSTFFIPGESAALLADAPEQAGVVQTLSYASSVAGEEREALVWVPPTYRPKGKKLPVLYLQHGGGQSYRDWVEVGRAEQILDNLWLRGQLEDMLVVMGNGNVDDFSAELLENIVPAVERTYNVSPSKNHRALAGLSMGGGQAFEVFSEHPGEFDAIGTFGAGRFGDLDAIPVDRMNDRTELFRVYVGNKTDIAHNDVYDSFQKFDELGLDYQFDGVNPDAGHNWNAWQENLIDFAPRLFTGVASDPAMSEGHTALTERFEPPAAGTTPTPWLTEDDFVTFETTTDFADAEYVSVWANWAPGGSWLRVEMNKVGDRWRATVGPLEEKFYHYRLIVDRQSVKDTSNPTKVTSEPAWSTFLVPGEGSRLLADVAEGQGGDLDVMTYESTVAGQQRSATCGPRRDTTPTAPSPIRCSCSTTAAVRAGPTGWRSGVHARSSTTCRWTAPSSRWSS, from the coding sequence GTGACTGCTGCAGTCCTGGCACTCACCGGGCTGATGGCGGCCGCGCCGGCGAGCGCGGCGGACCCCTGGATCGCGCAGCAGGAAGGCGGATATCTGCGGATCGCCGTCCCTAACGCCGCTGTCGAAGCCGCGGTCGGGCCGGTGTCGCAGGTGGTCGTCGAGGGCAATTTCGGACCCTCGCACAACTGGGCGCAGATCGGGCTGCAGCGCAGCGGCGCCAACTGGACCGCGACGTACGGGCCCTTCGAGCCCGGCCTGTACTACTACCAGGTCACGGGGGACGACAGCAAAGTCCTGAAGGACACGAGCAACCCGACGAGCGTCGCATCCGAACCGGAGTGGAGCACGTTCTTCATCCCCGGCGAGTCGGCGGCGCTGCTGGCGGATGCGCCCGAGCAGGCCGGCGTCGTCCAGACGCTCTCGTACGCCAGTTCCGTCGCGGGCGAGGAGCGCGAGGCGCTCGTCTGGGTTCCGCCGACCTACCGGCCCAAGGGGAAGAAGCTGCCCGTGCTGTACCTCCAGCACGGTGGCGGCCAGAGCTACCGCGACTGGGTCGAGGTGGGGCGTGCGGAGCAGATCCTCGACAACCTGTGGCTGCGGGGCCAGCTCGAAGACATGCTCGTCGTGATGGGCAACGGCAACGTCGACGACTTCTCGGCTGAGCTGCTCGAGAACATCGTCCCCGCGGTCGAGCGGACCTACAACGTCTCGCCCTCCAAGAACCATCGGGCGCTCGCGGGCCTGTCGATGGGCGGGGGCCAGGCATTCGAGGTGTTCAGCGAGCACCCGGGCGAGTTCGACGCGATCGGCACGTTCGGAGCCGGACGCTTCGGCGACCTCGACGCCATCCCCGTCGACAGGATGAACGACCGAACCGAGCTGTTCCGCGTCTATGTCGGCAACAAGACCGACATCGCGCACAACGACGTCTACGACTCGTTCCAGAAGTTCGACGAGCTCGGACTGGACTATCAGTTCGACGGTGTGAACCCGGATGCCGGACACAACTGGAACGCCTGGCAGGAGAACCTCATCGATTTCGCGCCGCGGCTGTTCACCGGTGTGGCATCCGACCCCGCCATGAGCGAGGGGCACACGGCGCTCACGGAGCGCTTCGAGCCGCCCGCCGCGGGCACGACGCCCACACCGTGGCTCACCGAGGACGACTTCGTGACGTTCGAGACGACGACCGACTTCGCCGATGCCGAGTACGTCTCGGTGTGGGCGAACTGGGCGCCCGGTGGCAGCTGGCTGCGGGTGGAGATGAACAAGGTCGGTGATCGCTGGAGGGCGACCGTCGGCCCGCTCGAGGAGAAGTTCTACCACTATCGGCTCATCGTCGATCGTCAGTCCGTCAAGGACACGTCCAACCCGACGAAGGTGACATCGGAGCCGGCGTGGAGCACCTTCCTCGTCCCCGGAGAGGGATCGCGACTGCTTGCCGACGTCGCCGAGGGTCAGGGCGGGGACCTGGACGTCATGACCTACGAGAGCACCGTGGCCGGCCAGCAGCGCAGTGCCACGTGTGGACCCCGCCGGGATACGACCCCGACCGCGCCGAGCCCTATCCGCTGTTCGTGCTCAACCACGGCGGCGGTCAGAGCTGGACCGACTGGGTGGAGGTCGGGCGTGCACGCCAGATCCTCGACAACCTGTCGCTGGACGGCGCCATCGAGCCGATGGTCGTCGTGA
- a CDS encoding LacI family DNA-binding transcriptional regulator: MARSQRVTLKEIAAQTGVSLTTISKVLNGAADVSSATRALVEDQLRRSGYRRRKSKERREYIEVVLHELDGDWALAVIEGVRESAAEAGLAISLSVSGDRRAPGPEWIDAVVRRGPTGIILLFADVPPQGRATLKARGIPFVTIDPAGDPAPGIPSVGSANWSGGLAATRHLLELGHRRIAAITGPEDVMCSLARLDGYRAAMTSAGLAIEPEWIRYGDFRREGGERHASELLRLADPPTAIFAGNDLQALGVVYAAQARGIAVPSGLSVVGYDDLAIAELARPRLTTVHQPLREMAEQATKLLLQLLDEPRPDVTRVELATTLVVRDSTAAPAR; this comes from the coding sequence ATGGCGCGGTCCCAGCGGGTGACACTCAAGGAGATCGCCGCACAGACCGGGGTGTCGCTGACGACCATCTCGAAGGTGCTCAACGGTGCGGCCGACGTGTCGTCGGCGACGCGCGCCCTCGTCGAGGACCAGCTGCGCAGGAGCGGCTATCGCCGCCGGAAGAGCAAAGAGCGGCGCGAGTACATCGAGGTGGTGCTGCACGAACTCGACGGCGACTGGGCACTCGCCGTCATCGAAGGGGTTCGCGAGAGCGCCGCCGAGGCGGGCCTGGCGATCTCACTGTCGGTCAGCGGCGACAGGCGTGCGCCCGGACCCGAGTGGATCGATGCCGTCGTGCGCCGCGGACCTACCGGGATCATCCTGCTGTTCGCCGATGTGCCTCCGCAGGGTCGCGCAACGCTCAAGGCGCGAGGCATCCCATTCGTCACCATCGATCCGGCAGGGGACCCGGCACCCGGCATCCCCTCCGTCGGGTCGGCGAACTGGTCCGGCGGTCTCGCGGCGACGAGGCACCTGCTGGAGCTGGGACATCGCCGGATCGCGGCGATCACCGGTCCCGAGGATGTCATGTGCTCCCTGGCGCGACTCGATGGCTACCGAGCGGCGATGACCTCCGCCGGGCTGGCGATCGAGCCGGAGTGGATCCGCTACGGCGACTTCCGGCGTGAGGGGGGCGAGAGGCATGCGTCCGAGCTGCTGCGACTCGCCGATCCGCCGACCGCGATCTTCGCGGGGAACGATCTGCAGGCCCTAGGTGTGGTGTACGCGGCGCAGGCGAGGGGAATCGCGGTGCCGAGCGGGTTGTCTGTCGTCGGCTACGACGACCTTGCGATCGCCGAGCTCGCACGCCCGCGGCTGACGACCGTTCATCAGCCGCTTCGCGAGATGGCCGAGCAGGCGACGAAGCTGCTTCTCCAGCTGCTCGACGAGCCGCGGCCGGACGTCACCCGGGTCGAACTGGCCACCACTCTCGTCGTCCGCGATTCGACGGCCGCGCCCGCTCGATAG
- a CDS encoding alpha-N-arabinofuranosidase, with protein MNRAHLTLDPQFTIGPVDRRLFGSFVEHLGRCVYDGIYEPGHENADEDGFRTDVIELVRELGVSTIRYPGGNFVSGYRWEDGVGPREERPPRLDLAWHSTESNEIGLDEFATWLKKVDSELMYAVNLGTRGVLEALDVLEYANLRSGTHWAQRRVANGHPEPHGIRMWCLGNEMDGPWQLGHSTAEEYGRLAAKTASAMRQIDPDLELVVCGSSSAQMPTFGDWERVVLEHTYDDVDFISCHAYYEPKGDDYGSFLASGVNMDRFIEAVVATADHVKATRRSDKTINISFDEWNVWYQSRYNEVDKITDVAQWPVAPRLLEDSYSVLDAVVLGSLMISLIRHADRVTAASLAQLVNVIAPIMTEPGGPAWRQTTFHPFSLTSRLARDVALELKLDSPTYDTPLYGEVPVVDAVATHDAAGGGTTVFAVNRSLTEEVTLDIDTRAVGAIGDARATSLFDGDIHAANTLDDPERVTPRENTSVRVAEGTVSITLPPVSWTVLTLD; from the coding sequence ATGAACCGAGCACACCTCACCCTCGACCCGCAGTTCACGATCGGACCCGTCGATCGCCGCCTCTTCGGCTCGTTCGTCGAGCACCTGGGCCGTTGCGTGTACGACGGCATCTACGAGCCGGGGCATGAGAATGCCGACGAGGACGGCTTCCGCACCGACGTCATCGAGCTCGTGCGCGAACTCGGGGTCTCGACCATCCGGTACCCGGGCGGCAACTTCGTGTCGGGCTACCGCTGGGAGGACGGCGTCGGGCCGCGGGAGGAGCGACCGCCACGGCTCGACCTGGCCTGGCACTCGACCGAGAGCAACGAGATCGGCCTCGACGAGTTCGCGACCTGGCTGAAGAAGGTCGACAGCGAGCTGATGTACGCGGTCAACCTGGGCACGCGTGGGGTGCTCGAGGCCCTCGACGTCCTCGAGTACGCCAATCTGCGCTCGGGCACCCATTGGGCGCAGCGACGCGTCGCGAACGGGCATCCCGAACCGCACGGCATCCGGATGTGGTGCCTGGGCAATGAGATGGACGGCCCGTGGCAGCTCGGCCACAGCACGGCTGAGGAGTACGGCAGGCTCGCGGCGAAGACAGCGAGCGCGATGCGGCAGATCGATCCCGATCTCGAGCTCGTCGTCTGCGGCAGCTCGAGCGCGCAGATGCCGACGTTCGGCGACTGGGAGCGTGTGGTCCTCGAGCACACCTACGACGACGTCGACTTCATCTCGTGCCACGCCTACTACGAGCCCAAGGGCGACGACTACGGCAGCTTCCTCGCGTCGGGCGTCAACATGGACCGCTTCATCGAGGCTGTCGTCGCGACGGCAGATCACGTCAAGGCGACCCGTCGCAGCGACAAGACCATCAACATCTCGTTCGACGAGTGGAACGTCTGGTACCAGTCCCGCTACAACGAGGTGGACAAGATCACCGACGTGGCCCAGTGGCCGGTCGCGCCGCGGCTGCTGGAGGACTCGTACTCGGTGCTGGATGCCGTCGTACTGGGCAGCCTCATGATCTCGCTGATCCGCCACGCCGACCGGGTGACCGCCGCCAGCCTCGCGCAGCTCGTCAATGTGATCGCGCCGATCATGACCGAGCCCGGCGGCCCCGCGTGGCGGCAGACCACGTTCCACCCGTTCTCGCTCACCTCGAGACTGGCCCGCGACGTCGCGCTCGAGCTCAAGCTCGACAGCCCGACTTACGACACCCCGCTCTACGGCGAGGTGCCGGTCGTCGACGCCGTCGCGACCCACGACGCGGCCGGCGGCGGAACGACGGTCTTCGCCGTCAACCGCAGCCTGACGGAGGAGGTCACACTCGACATCGACACCCGTGCGGTGGGCGCTATCGGCGACGCGCGGGCGACGTCGCTCTTCGACGGCGACATCCACGCGGCGAACACCCTGGATGATCCCGAACGCGTCACCCCGCGGGAGAACACCTCGGTGAGGGTCGCCGAGGGCACGGTCAGCATCACGCTGCCGCCTGTCTCGTGGACGGTTCTGACGCTCGACTGA
- a CDS encoding carbohydrate ABC transporter permease, translating to MTVTPMELTGTNPKPRRRLERRTTPQKRGRIPMNIVLALLMVYFLIPFWWLIVNSSKSSAGLFGGGSALWFSDDIDYIGNLVELFTYSGGIYARWLANSALYAIAGGVGATVLAVLAGYGFAKYSFTGRRAAFAILLGAVMIPTTALVIPTFVLFAQVGWTNTIWAVIFPSLLNPFGVYLMNVYARDAVPDELLDAARVDGAGEFRTFLQVALPLLRPAIVTVVLLSVVASWNNYFLPLVMLSDNRLFPVTVGIGLWQSTASTYGAAGGQSLWSIIILGALVSVIPLIIAFLGLQKYWQGGLSIGSLK from the coding sequence ATGACCGTCACACCCATGGAGCTCACCGGCACGAACCCGAAGCCCCGGAGGCGCCTCGAGCGTCGAACGACTCCGCAGAAGCGCGGCCGCATCCCGATGAACATCGTGCTTGCGCTGCTGATGGTGTACTTCCTGATCCCGTTCTGGTGGCTTATCGTCAACAGCTCGAAGAGCTCGGCCGGTCTGTTCGGGGGTGGCAGTGCGCTCTGGTTCTCGGACGACATCGACTACATCGGCAATCTGGTCGAACTCTTCACCTACAGCGGGGGCATCTACGCACGGTGGCTGGCGAACTCCGCCCTCTACGCGATCGCCGGCGGCGTCGGGGCGACGGTGCTCGCCGTGCTGGCCGGCTACGGATTCGCGAAGTACAGCTTCACCGGCCGGCGTGCCGCGTTCGCGATCCTGCTGGGTGCCGTCATGATCCCGACGACGGCCCTCGTCATCCCCACCTTCGTGCTGTTCGCCCAGGTCGGCTGGACGAACACCATCTGGGCGGTGATCTTCCCCAGCCTGCTCAATCCGTTCGGGGTCTACCTGATGAACGTGTACGCGCGGGATGCGGTGCCCGACGAGCTGTTGGACGCCGCACGTGTCGACGGTGCGGGCGAGTTCAGAACGTTCCTGCAGGTGGCGCTGCCGCTCCTCCGCCCGGCGATCGTGACGGTGGTGCTGCTGTCCGTCGTGGCGTCGTGGAACAACTACTTCCTCCCGCTCGTGATGCTGTCGGACAACCGCCTCTTCCCGGTCACCGTCGGCATCGGGCTCTGGCAGTCCACCGCATCCACATACGGGGCGGCAGGCGGGCAGAGCCTGTGGAGCATCATCATCCTCGGCGCGCTCGTCTCCGTGATCCCGCTCATCATCGCGTTCCTCGGGCTTCAGAAGTACTGGCAGGGCGGGCTGTCGATCGGAAGCCTCAAGTGA
- a CDS encoding sugar ABC transporter permease, giving the protein MTASTATPAKTKPRRSTTRRQNLYGWLFVGPFGIVFLALLILPIGFALYLSLFQKSLIGGTRFVLFGNYVKAFSDPSFLDGMWFVIRFSLVLIPLQMAISLAIALILDIVITRFARFSRLMIFMPYAIPTVIGALMWGFLYSDNFGPLAEIFESFGRQAPDFLSSSLIFYGLLNIVTWQWVGYYMIILYAALQGIDPTLYEAARIDGASQWQIVLRIKIPLLSPALLLILVFALIGTLQFFNEPQILQQLAAGAIPNDFTPNMYAYQQAFSLANYNYGAAISFALGAVVFLCVYIFLFATRKRGSFFS; this is encoded by the coding sequence ATGACTGCGTCAACCGCAACTCCCGCGAAGACGAAGCCCAGAAGGTCGACCACGCGGCGCCAGAACCTTTACGGCTGGCTCTTCGTCGGACCCTTCGGGATCGTCTTTCTCGCCCTTCTCATACTCCCGATCGGGTTCGCGCTCTATCTGAGCCTGTTCCAGAAGTCCCTCATCGGCGGGACGAGGTTCGTTCTCTTCGGGAACTACGTCAAGGCCTTCAGCGACCCGTCCTTCCTCGACGGCATGTGGTTCGTCATCCGGTTCTCGCTGGTGCTCATTCCGCTGCAGATGGCGATCTCGCTGGCGATCGCGCTGATCCTCGACATCGTGATCACACGGTTCGCGCGATTCTCGCGCCTGATGATCTTCATGCCCTACGCGATCCCGACCGTGATCGGTGCCCTGATGTGGGGGTTCCTCTACAGCGACAACTTCGGTCCCCTCGCGGAGATCTTCGAAAGTTTCGGCAGACAGGCTCCTGATTTCCTGAGCAGCAGCCTGATCTTCTACGGCCTGCTCAACATCGTCACCTGGCAGTGGGTCGGCTACTACATGATCATCCTGTACGCCGCGCTTCAGGGCATCGATCCGACGCTCTACGAGGCCGCGCGCATCGACGGCGCATCCCAATGGCAGATCGTCCTGCGGATCAAGATCCCGCTGCTCTCTCCAGCCCTGCTGCTGATCCTGGTGTTCGCCCTCATCGGCACCCTGCAGTTCTTCAACGAGCCCCAGATCCTGCAGCAGCTGGCCGCCGGAGCGATTCCCAACGACTTCACGCCCAACATGTACGCCTACCAGCAGGCGTTCTCGCTGGCGAACTACAACTACGGGGCGGCGATCTCGTTCGCGCTCGGTGCGGTCGTCTTCCTGTGCGTCTACATCTTCCTGTTCGCCACCCGCAAGCGAGGGAGCTTCTTCTCATGA